The nucleotide sequence GTTAACTGGAAAAGTATATTTGAACATATTGGTTTACAAAACACCAATGTCCTGCTTTTCTAGGCATTATtagtgataatggtcaggaacgttggaccattattgccttttaaGCATATAACTTTTATGCTTtccataatataacataaaaatatacatacatacatacatacatacatacatacatacatacatacatacatacatacatacatacatacatacatacatttatatatatttgtagagtaacccatgttctgttgtcattaatattttaatacttaaCTTTAATAGGTtaaactgtctgagatatgaacaaaagcaagtgacgcatcaaagtttgataaaaaaaaaaataataattcttgaatggataaaaaaaaatctttataatcaataaaataatttataaaagggattaaaataattagttaaatcttgaatgatatttatgatatgacgtagttccagaAACATCTTTGTTTATCCATCTGATTTTTTTCAGTTGGTTTCTTTTGTCCGCCCCCTGTAAGAATATCAAAATGGCGAACACGTCAAGTATAAAATCCTCGTCTGTTTCATGAGGTGTGCACGCAGTCAGCGGAGGTCCGCGATGCAGCGCCAAGCTAAATTTTAAAATCACCCTTTAAACATCTGCCATTTTAACAGCCTTAAATTATTTGTTCCGATGCAAAAACATCCCCTCCACAGAGTTATTTAGGTCATCTGCTGAAAatttccattttttaaatgtttcaattctGCATTAAATTTGCTTAAAAAGAAAAATTAGCATTAAAAAGTTAGGAGAGTCCAGAGACTAAAATGAAGTGCTAATGAACTTCTTTCTTGAAATAAAAAAGGCTGAGAATCATTTCTATAATTGTATGTATGTAGTATGCATATAAAACACATGTAAAGAATAAATGACCCTCTCACAACTATGCGGAACAGTCAAAAATCAATTCATCTtgatttctatagcactttttacaatgtagattgcagCTTAAAACAGATGAAGTATTGGTAAATTGAAACAGCTTCAGTCCAGTTTATTTCAGCATCATGTAAATGTTACTGCTGAAAGCAAAAACACTAAATACTGAACAAATCAAACCATGTGATATCCGTACCTCTCTAGTCGTTCTGACATGAGATATGTCTGGTTTGCCTCCATGATGAAGGTCAGCTGGTTGATCAGATCCTCCGGCTGGATTAAACCCTCCAGTCTCCCAACCACCGTCATCTTCCGGTCCTTCAGCATGATCATGGCCAGGAATGGATAGGTGTTTTCACGCAGGGCCTGAGAGACTGAACACACGGCATGATGATCACGACAACATGACAATACACTCATCCAGGGCTGATAAAAGATATAAGGTAAAACAAAAATGAGAATGCAGGATGATATTGCACTGCAGCTCTGGCATTTTTGGCTTTAGCAATCCACCATGCTTGATCATTAATGGATGCATCTACCTGTAAACTAATGCTAACAGGTAATGGTTAAAGATTTATGTGGGACATCACACTGAATACATCAACAGCGAACAGAACGAATTAGAACCTGCGCTGTTGTgatgtagagatctgcgcgggactaaattttagTCCCTATTAGACTATTAGACAATATGAAGTGCAGCTGGTTCACCTCTGTAACCCTCTGGTTTGCTGGTGGAACATGCCCAGAACAACATCCTCGTGTTGATGAAGGTGAGCGCCTCTTCTGAACATAACGTGGATCTGAGAAAGAGAAACACACACCAGCTCCAGTTATAAGATCAGGAGACGAAACTTCATGTGAATAGTGGAGAACGTCACTGTAAACCCACCGGCAGAACTCGTCAGTGTCCTGGTGATCTTCTCCATGAAGATAAACTAACAAATAGCGAAGTTCTCGCTTGGCATCATTCAGAGcctagaaaaaaaacaagctctTTAGATACACTTCTTATTTAGCAGTGTAAGAATAATACAGTTCATCAGCATCAATGTTAACCTGTCAGTCTTTAAGTAGCTTAACCCCAAAGATCTGCTTTTGAGACACTATTTTACACTTACTACAAACAAACCATTGTGTTTACTAAGCTCCGCAGAAAACTCTTATCAGATGTTTCTGCTGTTGTTTTGTTTCTATCCAATGAGATGGTAAAAGGCTCACATCCATAATAAAAGGCTCATTTTATAGTTTACACCTATCAGTTGTAGAAGGGGTTAACCCACATTCCAACCATAACATATAGTaagtacatttaattaattaataataaagtattctgtaataaacagacagacagacagacagacagacagacagacagacagacagacagacagacagacagatagatagatagatagatagatagatagattaataattaataattattagattaattaataataagtatGTACGATAACAAGAGCACCGTAAAATAAAGTGTAATCATTTTTTGTATTGAGGCCCCATTATGCTCTTCTCAGGTGTCCCCAGCAAGTGTCTCAGCTCAAAATTGTTATATCAGCCCACAATTTATTATATCATGCTGCAAATGTCTAGCATTTAGATCACTACATTTAAACGttatctctttaaatgcaaatgagcttttgCTGCCCATTCcccttttcaaaagagggcggagcctttacaGCCTGTGCCTGAGTTACTCTAGAACCCACAAGCAAAACATCTGCACACATTTTAAGCCcttgtaaatttaaaatatgttatttcaGCACTAAACAGGTACATTTTAACCTGAGACAATCATGTGAGTATTAATTCTAATTTACCTCCTGCCAAATACAAATGTTTATGCCAAAGTCGCACAAAACCAATTGTTATAATAAGTTGTATATTACATGTTGATTATGTCTGAATGTAAACACAAGAGTATCAGTGAATTACATATGTAATACAGCAACATTTTCCTTGTGCAGGAATTATATCTtgggaaaaatgttttttaacaatacagtaaataactacATTTAGAATGAGTCTTGTAATTTTGCAATCATTTTCAAGCTCAAATAACATCATTTTGCACATTTGGTTTGCTTTAGTGTGAAAAGCATAATCATAGGAGCCCTTTAGCATACCTGGCTATATGTTCCCTGGTAGAATACAGGATGCGATCGACCATATTTCTCCTCAAAACTATGAATAAATGACATGACATCTCCAACAGGATCTGTGACACGACCCCTCGGGTCTGGTCGAATGAATCTCAGGGCAAACCtgaaaaagacaagaaaaaaaacattagtaatgtaatataattcagGTCGACATTTATATTTCAAAGATCAATTGATGTAATACCTGAATATGTCCAGAAGTGTATAATACGTAAACCTGAAGGGAAGCATTATCAAGTAGTAACTCCAACCTATTAAACCCTGTaaaagagaaaatgtttattttatttaaatttaaagaaagaaaaactatccatttatattttttgaagtaattctgtaataaaaatattcagaaaaaaatctaaatttctgtaattattaatattcactACAGCTAAATGCACGTTATGCATGTATAATTATAGGAAACATTGATGTATACtagaaataatatttatataatattgtcactataaataataacaacactttacatatttattttgctgtatatTGTGTCAGaaattattgcaataagttatattaatgtcattttaaaattatataaagatTTTACAACAACGTACTAAtacaaataaactctaaatgtcTTGAACGTTATTTGTGAATGCCTGTCGTTTTCTGGAGGTTTACTACAGCTTTGAATCGAACCTGCTACTTCATCAGTAAACATCAGTAGTTTTTAGAAAAATGTGATAGTGTAAGTCTCCTATTCTTTTGCGGTCACTAAACTGTTTGTAAATGTGTAACCTGAGCTTGCCCACATGAAAATACTGCAGTGTTTTTCAACCATActatacagggttcatacacatttttactactaaaattccatgacttttctacggagacccggaagggacgtgatggtgaaagaaaaaataatgggtgggagaaaaaaaaaaaaggtgatagGTAGAcatatttttgaaagtttttgcgttccctcgcatagatgttttgcgttcccatGGATtgtcccgtattttaccattatatcctattattaggtattttcccatatttctctcatatttttaatcctgaaagcatgttgaaatttatctaaaaatgtctgaattcactttctttccattaaagctgtgcgtcgatcagCGGCCCTCATATGTAACCTCTaaacccagctatacctctcttttcaccctgatgatccctcggttccgcctcgcatctcagcctgcctgtcagacatttcacagtggatgaaagatcatcatcttcagcttaacctcacgaaaacagaaatgcatgaagtttctgccaaccggactctacatcataacttttcaatacagatggatggggcaaccattactgcatccaaaatggtgaaaacccttagagtaacgattgatgaccaactaaacttctctgaccacatctctagaactgctcgatcatgcagattcgcactctacaacatcagaaaggaccgacccttcctatctgaacatgcagctcaactccttgttcaagctcttgttctctccagactggactattgcaactctctacacgccgggcttccagctaactatcaaacctcttcagatgcttcagaacgcagcagcacgagtggcctttaatgaacctaaaagagcacatgtcactccactgctcatccgtttgcactggctgccagttgctgctcgcatcaaattcaaagctctgatgtttgcttacaaatcgacttctggctttgctccttcttatctgctctcacttctgcagatgtatgtgccctccagaaacttgcgttctgtgaatgaacgtcgcctcgtggttccatctcaaagagggaagaaatcactttcgcgaacgctcacgctcaatctgcccaattggtggaatgaactccctaactgcatcagaacagcagagtcactcgctgtcttcaagaaacgactaaaaactcaactatttagtctccacttcacccTAATCTACAATTctctctctgactcctccactaactaaaataaaaataataaataaataaatttttacacacctgaaacttgcctatagcacttattcattgttgctcttatagttgtgtaaattgcttccttgtcctcatttgtaagtcgatttggataaaagcgtctgctaaatgactaaatgtaaatgtctaaATCAGTGAATGcataagcgctgactgacggaCACGCACTGTATGATAAaatgatcccagatcagcttctgtacaggccatttaaagtgacacctctatTATCAAACAAGTGAATACCAGCAAATCAATctctcgttttgttttgtttgataacagaggtttCCCTTTACGGTGTCCCACACTGATATATATAACGAAAGCATActttaactgtttgtgctcatttaagagaaaattagtttagtttaaaacaaAACACGCAGGACGTCCaggcatgtttacatattattaagtgtatttgtctgtttaaacacacctgattcccAAATTGCCCTACACATAATCTCCTCTTTAAATTGTGTGTTCAGCTGATCCgagtcagtcagcgcttatacatgcattcacagaCTCAGGGGTTGCATGTGAGGGCCGctgatcgacgcacagctttaatggaaagaaagtgaattcagacatttttatattaatttcaacatgctttcaagattaaacatATGAGAGAAATATGGTAAAAATACCTAATAATAGGAtataatggtaaaatacaggagaatcccggcaaaaacaggagggttgtcaTGAAGTGAAGAGTTTGTCAAACAGTTTTGCGACAAAACGCAAAACTTATTTGCATTCCTTTGCAAAACATCtatgcgagggaacgcaaaaactttcaaaaatatgtttacctaatactcagttttttttctcccaaccattttttttcttccacacatttttttctccaccatcacgtcccttccagATCTCCATTCTTTTCCATGATTTTTTCAAGAATTTAGAAAATCTATTTAGCTTCAATTTATATCGATGGAAAATTGATTTAGACAACGCTTACACCGTGCTAATAGTATGAGAGTATttgattggccaaggacagaaaagaagtaaagacaaaTAACTTATATTCAAGTATAAAGATATCTGTTTTTCAGACCTTGGAAAATGCCATGTCgtaattccatgacttttccatgaccATATGAACCCTGACTATAGTGAAGTGTATTATACTCttcatattatagtatttacaaaactttaatgaatgcttcagcatgcTGTATAATTAAATAGAGTGATCTAAAACTGTAACAAACACAGTAACATatcttacagggctcgaaattaacttttttacttggtagcaccggtgctcccaacttcaaaactttaggagcaccagaaaaaatttaggagcacccaccaaaaatgattgagcactgctgcaaattgtattttaagggatttattgtattttaaaaagacatcaataaggactaacaaaaaccagaaataactgtaactaatgctgagatgacattgatatttgtgtgcaataattccaaaatgtgtatgtctaataattctagaatattaatgatgatgaaaatgacaataatagtaacaatgaattacatttgtcatcatcatgctgccttgaatgtgcttgaatgcaagttatctgctataaaaagtctgttactttatgaaaaataaatgtatagtttgcatcaaacaaaaatgaagcattgcagtaagaaatattgattttgtacttctgtttttatatgcatgtcaatttaataaataacatttctgctgcaaaacaaacaaaagattataataaataattaaattcaaggctgaaagctgcaaagcagtcatcagtaaataaataaaatactaatatacacctcaagaacgaatagacaaaagaaagtaagtaaagtctcacttctatcactctttaaaagttttggtttcagtttgtgtcaatttaactgttcagtctgagctgattttcatttttctgtgttagtggaaaagcaggtgagtcagccgacccaatttatgagcaggttgagcatcggcgcaataccgctgtttgtcaTGAGCCACAGttacagtgtaaacttagtaaaggcgagcttctttggcgatgatatgtacagtattttaGATCTGACTTTTAGCTTAGATTTGACTATTAgcagacatttgcgctgaacacgcaacgcatcgagattcaggcaccttctccgaaaagcctgtactcgattgatctcagctggcggatcaatattcaccacatgtcatgatcgctctcatctgcgccttaactttaggtggggtttgcaaacctgtgtgctttaagttttcactcttcagccgtttgcatttcccgtggtcataaaagctccttccctgtcatctgacagtggaataccttgagtgatcgacagctaatatgaaccaataaaGCGGCAGGAaagagcgattcagcatgtttttagaaaaaatctaaacaggtcgcactacaaccattatctgcagtcgcactaatgctcccagatatattatgaggtcgcacagattaattttcgggcgcatttgcgaccaaaatggtcgcaatttcgagcctcGTCTTAGTAAAGTAAACTGTGGTGTCTTGTAGTATAATCTACCCTAATATTGTAGAAAATGACAGCATTGATGATTTGTTTACACTAGTTGTTGTGTTATCAAAGAAAGTAAAGAATAACCACACactaattcaagtactttactatagtatggttcaaaaacgctatagtatttactatgtTATTATAGTGTTTTGAACCATACCATAGTAAAACACTTTAATCTCTTTCATTGATTCTTAACTTGCTATAGTAACTACACAATAATCAAATCTGATTATTTCAAGAGCTTTACTATAGCAGggttaagacactagtatttactgtagtatttttgtcATATCATCACTGACACTGAGTTTAGATTGGGAAATCAGATCAAATGTTGATGACATTCATTTTTATGCAAACACACCAAAAACTGAGGTCATGTTTATGTATTGCGCAGTAAgtggatatattgattattgcaaCAGGTCCAGCTTGCATATACAGTAggcaacatttgaagtggatcatgaAAGTTGTCCTAAAACGATTCAACAGCATCAGTTCTGATCTTAGCATAGTTTtcgaatgttgactactgtagaaCTTGGCACCGGTGACGAAGAAAAGATTAAATGAAAACCCTCTTACTCTAGGCTGTGGCCTTGAGACAATATAGCTATAGACTCTGTGGTCTGTTGTGTTGACCTGTAGCGGTCTGGCGGGCGGCGGGTTGAAGACACTGGGAACTCCTTCTTGCTCATTTAGTCTGTCTTGTACTGCAGCCTGCAAAACATTTACATCAATCCAATGCTTTCAAAtccagtgatgatgatgatgaaaggaTGCATTCATCTGGCTTTCCAGCTCTCACCTCAATGTTCCAATTGTGTTGTTCTAATGTGCGCCGACACTGGTCCATTGACTCGAGGCCCGTCAGGTCCTGAACGGCAACAAAAGATGGCAATTCATTTGCAaaagttaaaggggtagttcacgccaaaattaaaaattactcATTTATTCACCTTACACTTGTTCTGAACCAGTTGGACATACAGTGCtaagcataattgagtacaccctattttgaaaaagAGTATTTATATCTATTTCCCAGTGAATGtaggcagtgtattttggtgcatttgaacaaatcaGATttgttaaacatatatttattaaaatcatattttagtcaccaagcaaatttagaaactgaaagaaaa is from Danio rerio strain Tuebingen ecotype United States chromosome 14, GRCz12tu, whole genome shotgun sequence and encodes:
- the faf2 gene encoding FAS-associated factor 2 (The RefSeq protein has 2 substitutions compared to this genomic sequence), with protein sequence MAAPEEQELSQAQTEKLLQFQDLTGLESMDQCRRTLEQHNWNIEAAVQDRLNEQEGVPSVFNPPPARPLQVNTTDHRVYSYIVSRPQPRGLIGWSYYLIMLPFRFTYYTLLDIFRFALRFIRPDPRGRVTDPVGDVMSFIHSFEEKYGRSHPVFYQGTYSQALNDAKRELRYLLVYLHGEDHQDTDEFCRSTLCSEEALTFINTRMLFWACSTSKPEGYRVSQALRENTYPFLAMIMLKDRKMTVVGRLEGLIQPEDLINQLTFIMEANQTYLMSERLEREERNQTQVLRQQQDEAYEASLRADQEKDRKKREEQEQKRQEEEKVRQTVLAEERRRRTLEEEKERRSECLPAEPPVDDPDGVKIVFRLPNDTRVERRFLFGQSLTVIHDFLFSLKETPEKFQVVTNYPRRVLPCLPTEDEPNPPTLMEAGLSRSEVLFVQDLTDD
- the faf2 gene encoding FAS-associated factor 2 isoform X1, with protein sequence MAAPEEQELSQAQTEKLIQFQDLTGLESMDQCRRTLEQHNWNIEAAVQDRLNEQEGVPSVFNPPPARPLQGLIGWSYYLIMLPFRFTYYTLLDIFRFALRFIRPDPRGRVTDPVGDVMSFIHSFEEKYGRSHPVFYQGTYSQALNDAKRELRYLLVYLHGEDHQDTDEFCRSTLCSEEALTFINTRMLFWACSTSKPEGYRVSQALRENTYPFLAMIMLKDRKMTVVGRLEGLIQPEDLINQLTFIMEANQTYLMSERLEREERNQTQVLRQQQDEAYEASLRADQEKDRKKREEQEQKRQEEEKVRQTVLAEERRRRTLEEEKERRSECLPAEPPVDDPDGVKIVFRLPNDTRVERRFLFGQSLTVIHDFLFSLKETPEKFQVVTNYPRRVLPCLPTEDEPNPPTLMQAGLSRSEVLFVQDLTDD